In Pelagicoccus enzymogenes, the following proteins share a genomic window:
- a CDS encoding helix-turn-helix domain-containing protein has product MANKHEYNKNPEHDQMSSNANEDRFDANEEHPSPEDSRPLPPLGLDDLQRQILELHEKMDEAIRIMSTIALNSNSDGDLIDLKQAIKVLGISRSTVTRRAKKGDLPARRVKRNKYYKWYFSKKEIEEYLEDCY; this is encoded by the coding sequence ATGGCTAACAAGCATGAATATAACAAAAACCCTGAACACGACCAAATGTCGTCTAACGCCAATGAGGATCGTTTCGATGCGAATGAAGAGCATCCCTCTCCTGAGGACTCTCGACCGCTTCCACCACTAGGCTTAGACGATTTACAGAGGCAGATTCTAGAGCTCCATGAAAAGATGGATGAGGCGATTAGGATAATGAGTACGATAGCACTGAATTCAAATTCCGATGGAGACCTGATCGACCTCAAGCAAGCCATCAAAGTGCTGGGAATAAGCCGAAGCACTGTTACACGACGTGCGAAGAAAGGCGACCTTCCGGCTCGAAGGGTTAAACGCAATAAATACTACAAGTGGTACTTCTCGAAAAAGGAAATTGAAGAGTATCTGGAAGATTGCTACTAG